In Planctobacterium marinum, the DNA window GTTTATAAAGCTCTGTATATGAGCGATTTGGGCGTTGCGTTTGGTACGGATACCATGTTGCTGCAAGCTCTTGAACTCGCTGTCTTAGACGGTGCAAATGTGATCAATAACTCTTGGGGGGCAGGCAGTGGTGAAGACCCGGCTGCGTCTATCTACAATCAGGTGTTTGCCAGTGCTGAGGCGGCCGGGATTGTAGTGGTTAATGCGGCTGGCAATACAGGACATCCGGGAGCCACCATTAATTGCCCTGCTTGCATCGAATCTGGTATCGCGGTGGCCAATACCACCCACGGTCGCTTTATCGGCCATCGCCTGGAGGTCAATGACAAGAGTTTTCTCGCGTATCAGGGCAACAACGATCAATTGCAAGCGCCACTGCAACTTAACCTCATGTCTCTAAACAGCCTCAGTCCGCTGGATGATACTGGATGTGGGGCATTGGATACCGATTATTTTACGGGAGCCATTGTATTGGTGGATTACCGACCGTTTTGCACAGTGGAAGAGGTGGCCAATAACATCAAAAATGGCGGTGGCGAAGCAGTGTTAATTTATCAAGCGGGGGCCTTTGGCATGGGGACTTACGAACCCTTTATTCCGTTTGAAGGGCAATACAGTATTCCTGTGTTCGGGCTGTCCAGAGAAAATGGTAATCTGATTTTTGATGATGCATATGAGGGTGATTACACTTTGCATATTAGCCACGAAGCTGAGCAGGGTATTGAGAGTCAATATGTAGACATAGTCAACCCGTTCAGCTCTACGGGGCCAAATAATGATCCAAGCGTACTCAAACCTGATTTAGCTGCGCCGGGTACCCATGTTTTATCTGCTTATTCTCCCGATGAATTTGTATTTAATCCTTTTCCGGATGGACCGGGTGGGTTCCGAAGTGGCAGCGTTGATTCTTCGCCGGTATTTGCCATGCTTACCGGCACCAGTATGGCGTCACCACAGGTAGCTGGAGCGGCAGCGTTGTTAAAACAGCAATACCCAAACTGGTCACCCGCGCAAATAAAATCAGCTTTGATGTCCACCAGTGCTACCGAAACTCGACTTGGTGTCGAGCTTGCCACCGCGTTTCAGCAGGGGGCCGGGCGCCTGGACACCTTTGCTGCTCTTAATAGTCGGTTGCGTTTCGCTTCGCCTTCATGGTCTTCTCCAGCTTGCATTGGTAGCTGTAGTTATCAAAACACTTTGAATAATGAAACTGATGAACCCCAGCAATGGCAATTGGAAATCGATTTTTTTGATGGAGAAACACGAGGGCAGGTATCACCAGAAAGCATTACTCTGGCGGCAATCGGGGAGGAAAACGACAGTGCAGATATCAGTATCATGGTAGATGCCACAAGGGCTAATCCTGAACATAGATTGTATGACAAATGGGTATTTGGCAGGCTCACAGCAACCAATACCGATGGTGAGAAGCAACACATGCCAGTGGTTATCTATGCCAATGATAGCAGCGATGAGGGCAGTTTATTGGTAAGTTACGATGGTAATGATTTACAAAGTCAAAATGACATCGAATTTACCACTCGTATCCGTAATATCAGCACCAGTTCACAAGCTAATGCCACCTTAAGTGCACCTGAGAATGCTCGCTTTGTGACGGGATCTTCAAGTATTTCCCTGGACAATGCTGAAACCACCGAATTAACGCTGTCTGAAGATGGAAAATCATTGTACTGGCAGGGAACCTTGCAGCCTGGCAGCATGATTTTGCAGCAGCAGGCGTTGTGGGATGACTTCACGCTGTCTGACGCCGATGTGGCGCCATTACCTTGCCAAGATGGCTGTAATGGCTTTAACACCATCGTAGAGTTTGATTTTCGGTTTAACGGCGATGACTACCAAACTTTGACAATATCAGATAACGGTTTCGCAGTTCCTGGCAGTAAAAACTTTGGTTTCTTTACCGCTTTGTTTAACCAGCATTTCCCCCAGTCTGATAATCTCAATAACATCATTGCGCCGTTCTGGACGGAGTTTGATTTATTAGATGACAACCTGCCAGGGGATACTGGTACTGGGTATTTGCGCGCTGCTGTAAGGGTAATAGACGATATTAATTATCTCGTAGTAGAGTGGGATAATGTGGCGCTTTACAATCCGAATGAACTTGGGGAGGGAGGGGATGATTTTCCGGGAGACGGCTTTTCTGGAGATGATGAACCAGCTATCCCTGATACGGAAGAAGCGCAAAGCGCTGGTTTTACTTTTCAGATCATTATTCAGGAAAACAGCGACAACATCTGGTTCAATTATATTGCTATCCCAGAAACGCCGGTATTTTTGACTGTCGGTGCGGAAAATAGCGACGGTACGATTGGCAACAGTTATTACTTTTACGATGAGTCCTCACCGGCCATCGGCACTGTGCCCACATCCGGTATGGCATTGCAGCTACTTGCCATCGAAGAGGGAGAAGTACAAATTCACACTGAGCTTGCACTTGTCAACGGACAAGATTATGCACAGGAGGATTTTCTTGAAGTGGCAGAAGATAGCAGCGTGACGATTGATGTCATGGCCAATGATATTAGCTTCAGCGCCGTTACCCTTAGCTCTGAATTACAATTGCACCAAGCTCATAAAGCCATATCAACAGCAAGGGTCGAAGCGACCGGAGGATTGGATGCTAATTCAATCGAAGTGCTAAATGGTGCATCTCATGGCTCCGTTTCGATTAATGAGGGACAGGTGGTTTATCAGCCTGAAGCAGACTTTTTCGGCGAGGATGTCTTTACCTATCGCATCGCTGATGGGGCTGGCCATTATTCAGCTGAAGTTGGAGTAAATATTAGTGTTTTAGCCGTTAACGATGCCCCTGAACTCGCTGCTTTCTCGCCACAAACTGTCAGTGCAGGGCAAACTGTGGTGATAGCTCCGCAGGCTATTGATGTGGATGGTGATGCGCTCAGTTTTTCCATTGTTCAGACTGCTGGATTGATAGTACCCATAGCAAGTAACGAACAGGGGTTTGAATTTACTGCACCAGATGTCACTGAAGATACCCTGTTTCGATTTGCAGTGAGCGCAGATGACGGGCAAGCGAGCAGTGCAGCACAAGCAATAGAAATTACTGTCGAAAAGCCGCGTTCTTCAGGAGGAAGTCTGTATTGGCTGTTGGGGTTAATCGCATTGGCATTACTGATACGTTTTTCTTGTGCCAACGTCAGGGAACTCTATATAGCGATTAAAGAGTAACCTTATCTGAGAACGCGATGCTACAAGCATCGCGTTCTCTGGATTAGTCTTTTGGGTTTTTAATGAAATTATTTTCGCTCTATGGATTTGCGTCTCGTACCAATTTGAAGGCGTATGGCTCGTATTCTTCACCGTCATGCCAGGTATCGCCACTATTCATAAAGACAAACCAGATTTCATTACTGTCATTAAATGGGGATGAACTCCACAGCGCCGTACCTGATGCACCAGGAAAAACGCTGAGGTTCATGGCGGGATCTACGCACTGGTTTTCAACTATGCTCAACAACTCTTTGATGTTTGGCAGGCGCCAGTCATCATAACCTGCGTATTGAGCGTTTTCTGCAATATCCAATGCTTCATTCCAGTAGGCAATAACGCCGACAGGGTTGCAAGTACCATTGGCATAGGTTTCGCCGTAGAGACAGGTTTGCCACATCAAATTGGTACGGGTGTCGGTTACCGTACCATTATCGTGCATGATAAATTGTTCCGTGGGCGTAGATGCTGGTACAGCATCTAAGCATGTTTGTCGCCATTGTGCCTGAGTCGACTGGCTGAATAGCAGTGCAAATAATAAAGTTGTCAGTTTATTCATGTTGGGCAAATCCTTATTGCGTAAAGTTACGGTTAACC includes these proteins:
- a CDS encoding S8 family serine peptidase, encoding MNKYITVNRFRYLLISTLLSSAAAFATPASAAKTHQQLLPVKLQQQNLVQSVVSNKPQTTQKTIQWRANNRPADLLANRFLVEFFEAPVAKSLARSANSLAKQQGVSGSAAQSLKKQLQTKQKSVLARISSQVSEMKVHTLHQVLFNGAQVELDAAQINNLRAQPEVKAVYPVRKRYLDLDASHQVTQTIQAWQSVGGQSEAGKGIKIAVVDTGIRPENPMFDDTGFAAVDLSDNTHLTDNPDYCRATGGDPEFCNNKLVVARAIDPAQHGMQVYSGEYLTPLGFDGHGTHVAGIAAGNPVNIEFNKANLDISGVAPGAQLMVYKALYMSDLGVAFGTDTMLLQALELAVLDGANVINNSWGAGSGEDPAASIYNQVFASAEAAGIVVVNAAGNTGHPGATINCPACIESGIAVANTTHGRFIGHRLEVNDKSFLAYQGNNDQLQAPLQLNLMSLNSLSPLDDTGCGALDTDYFTGAIVLVDYRPFCTVEEVANNIKNGGGEAVLIYQAGAFGMGTYEPFIPFEGQYSIPVFGLSRENGNLIFDDAYEGDYTLHISHEAEQGIESQYVDIVNPFSSTGPNNDPSVLKPDLAAPGTHVLSAYSPDEFVFNPFPDGPGGFRSGSVDSSPVFAMLTGTSMASPQVAGAAALLKQQYPNWSPAQIKSALMSTSATETRLGVELATAFQQGAGRLDTFAALNSRLRFASPSWSSPACIGSCSYQNTLNNETDEPQQWQLEIDFFDGETRGQVSPESITLAAIGEENDSADISIMVDATRANPEHRLYDKWVFGRLTATNTDGEKQHMPVVIYANDSSDEGSLLVSYDGNDLQSQNDIEFTTRIRNISTSSQANATLSAPENARFVTGSSSISLDNAETTELTLSEDGKSLYWQGTLQPGSMILQQQALWDDFTLSDADVAPLPCQDGCNGFNTIVEFDFRFNGDDYQTLTISDNGFAVPGSKNFGFFTALFNQHFPQSDNLNNIIAPFWTEFDLLDDNLPGDTGTGYLRAAVRVIDDINYLVVEWDNVALYNPNELGEGGDDFPGDGFSGDDEPAIPDTEEAQSAGFTFQIIIQENSDNIWFNYIAIPETPVFLTVGAENSDGTIGNSYYFYDESSPAIGTVPTSGMALQLLAIEEGEVQIHTELALVNGQDYAQEDFLEVAEDSSVTIDVMANDISFSAVTLSSELQLHQAHKAISTARVEATGGLDANSIEVLNGASHGSVSINEGQVVYQPEADFFGEDVFTYRIADGAGHYSAEVGVNISVLAVNDAPELAAFSPQTVSAGQTVVIAPQAIDVDGDALSFSIVQTAGLIVPIASNEQGFEFTAPDVTEDTLFRFAVSADDGQASSAAQAIEITVEKPRSSGGSLYWLLGLIALALLIRFSCANVRELYIAIKE
- a CDS encoding DUF1566 domain-containing protein: MNKLTTLLFALLFSQSTQAQWRQTCLDAVPASTPTEQFIMHDNGTVTDTRTNLMWQTCLYGETYANGTCNPVGVIAYWNEALDIAENAQYAGYDDWRLPNIKELLSIVENQCVDPAMNLSVFPGASGTALWSSSPFNDSNEIWFVFMNSGDTWHDGEEYEPYAFKLVRDANP